In the genome of Acanthopagrus latus isolate v.2019 chromosome 17, fAcaLat1.1, whole genome shotgun sequence, the window TACAATTACACTTTGGTGGTAAAATAATCAACATCAAAATACTACAGTGAATATGCATTCTTTTGGGATCCATTATGGACACGCATGCACCAACTGTAGCAATTTTCATTAGATGCGTTGCTTGTGGAATTAACATATTCACTTAATATCTTGTTTTCATAACTTGCCACTGagatttatttcaaaatgtatttggcATCTGATGATCATGTTGCTCACAGCCAAGAGACTAATTTTAATTAACTGAAAAGCCTCCTCACAACCATGTTTTCTAAGAGGAATGGATTTAATGGTTTGGACCATGcagaatatgaataaataaatgtattagaCCTTATTGCCTGACAATTCTGCGTGAGGTAGAGGATGACCTGAACTGATACTGTGCAGCCCTTTCAGATTCCCTTTTGCCAACTTTAgcattttgctttgttttattgtatgttCAATGACTGTCTAACATTTGCATTAAAAGGTTTAATCACACTTGCCCATGAGACTATGAGAAGTGCTTAATATTTTAAGGCTGCCATTCACAATTATAGTCATCGTCGATTTAATctgtgagttttatttattgattcataGTTTGGTCTTTAAATCGTTGCAGTTCTGAAGCATTTATTAATACAGCTAAAACATATCACATGGAACtctatatataataaaaaatatgtcctgtattaaatattaaatacacatacatatattgtttttatgattGATTATTCCAGCAGTACTGGATTTTGGCTTTTGCCACAATCAAGCACAAAGACATCATTCAGATGCCACGTGCAACGCAAGAGGGAAAAGGGCAAAACGTTGCAGACTGACGCAACGCACGTCACTCTACATTCAGCATTTTCCGTTGTATGCCGGCCACAAGCAGCAGACTGTAAGACTGCAGCTGTAAAGTGAAGTATAGCTAAGGGTTTATGAGGGTCTTAGTCTACTGAGTACAGCAACAGGTGGAAAGTAAGTTGCAGTAGGTGATGGTGGAGGACCTGGGAGTGTTCTCTCCGCCGCTGCCATTTTGAATTAGTGTACGGGGCCACTGAGGTCACAGGCCAGTGAACCAGCAAAAAGCAAAATCACATGTTATTCAGCTCAAACTGGAGGCTTACAGAGCATTAATCTGAGACTTGACGGTGTGTGGATTATTGCAAAGCTGTATAAGTGCACTTCgggactgaaaactgaaattcTTTACTTTTGTTACTTCAGGCAGCATCTGTAGGAGAGACTCCTGCCGAGTCACGCTATATCCAGCCTGATTCTACTTCCCCcttgattttaaacataaataataaaatatcataGAAGGCACAACTGCACCTCATCTATTATTCAACTACAGTGCCAGTCTAAAAGAGGTAGTCTTGAAGAACTGGATCGAGACAGCTAACCTTGATGTAGGATCacgcaaaagaaaaaagtgctCAGATCATGGCGGGGGGTTTACCAACTGCACAAGGTGGCCCAGAAAAGTCCTGGATTCATTGTCGTTGCAGATGGACACTGGGTCTGTTGTGCTACTTTGCACAAATCTGGATTTACAACTGTAATATGAAgatgatgaaacaaaacaaactttgttcaCCGTTAATACACCTCGGTTACATGTACGTCTACAGACTCAGTTGCTCAGTGTAGTCATTTTGTTCAGCTGGAGCTAAAGTTATCAACATTTCCTTAGTAATGTTGTGTCTTCATAATAACAAGccaacagcagaaaaaatatAGGTAGGATGGCCAGCAATGTTTTAAGTCAGTTGTTCCACTTCCGTCTGGGAATATAGAAGTATCTGCTGTCATACCACCAGATTATAGGGCAGCTTCATCTTCAGACTACATGACTCCCAGGTCATCCTCAGCACTTTGCCATAAAAACACTCAGATTAACTATAAAGAAAtggctcttcttcttgttgatGGTCATGTTTGCTTATGTAAGTCATTCAGAGAGAGAATAGTAATTGAGACCTCTGACTGATTATCACtttaaaagttccttgtagtatGTTTCTATCAATCTTGCATTTTCCTGCAAGACCATCTCCAGTAATGTCATGACATTCAACATTAAGGTATAGGGAAATAACCAAGGTGCCATTTCACACAGCAAAAGCCAAGAGTGTGACTGTGGTTTGATCAAATTGATCACAAGACAAGCTGTGTCACATCTGAGTGGTTTACCACTTCAGCTAAAGACAATAGTATGGGGGAAACCCTGCTGGATTCATGGCTGATCTGGACTTAACATGAACTTGGAGGTGATGGGACACAAACAGTACATAAAGCACAGGGGGGGTTAGCAAGGGCCCAACAAATGTCTTCCCTCAGGGGCCCCTTAACTCGTTATTCCGGCCATGACTTAGTGTGTATacaaagagagtgagagagcatGATGACAACACCGCAGATGCTGTGACTGGTGCactgatttaaaacaatgttatgACTTGCAGAATGGAAGGTGTGGCCGGCATCATGTCATGTGAGAGCTTCGCATCAGACCTGCCCTGTGCCTCACAGCTGGGTGGGACCACAGATATATTTGGCACGCTGGACAAGCTGCTAACCAAACAGTCACATGCTTTATGTCCACATATCGGTAAAGATGCACCTAGCATCTCTGTCCACCTGGTTAATCATTCACAGCTACAGCTAGCCACCATTTGGGGCTAACTACTTAATAGCTGCGGGAAAGCTTGTTCATCTCAGCACCCCTGCTCCCATGTAGCTATACATGCGATCTTGATAGCTATAATCACTTACGACATGCTAAACTACCTCGCTAGCTATTTTGGCTAACGTCCCATTTACTTGTGTGTGGCAGGGAAAGGCGCCGCCGCTCGCCCCGATAGGGCTAATAGTTGAACATCTCTGCCTACCTTCTGTATCGAAGACTTGCCACTTCTTCTCAAGCCCATTAGAAGGATTCTCGGTTTGCTGTCGGACGGCGTCGGGCTGCCCTCGATatcggcctcctcctcctcaccataACCGAAATCTTTGGGGAACGAGTCTGCAACCCCGTAGCTGTCAGCCAGCTGTTCCACCTCGTACTGAATCGACATTTTGACCTAACGACGGTCGCTTCCCCGCTTCCCCCCCTTACTTGTCGGTCACCACACCCGTGTTTGTATCGGACGATCGGTATGCGACACAAACTAACGTCACACAGTGAAAATAGTTTGTCAATAATGCCCAGGCTACTTGGAAACACCGAGCGTGATCCCACACATTTCCTTAGGATTTCCTCTCTCGTGAAAAAAACTCGCCCCCTTGGTCCCGCCACTTGATTCTGATTCGCTGCCTGAATTCAAATGCGACAAATGATTGGTCGAGCCGCCTGCTACTCCTACTGAGGTTTGTCGCTGTCACCTGACTAGTACCCAGACTTGTTTTGTGACCTATCACCCGAATGTGAGGCGAATACACAGTCCTGGCACACCAGCTTAAAGCCGTTGGAGCACGTAACAGTTATTCACAATTTGTTTATTAAGTCTTCTGTAAATTAAAAGTGaacatgccaaaaaaaaaaggttgtgtgAAAGGGGCAAAATAGGAAGAGGGCAATTCGCTTGCTCCGCCATTTTACCAGCAGATGGCGCCAAAAATCCACCACAGTAGAGGTAAGGCTTTCAAGATCTTTCCAAAATGTCGGAATTTATAGTTAAAATCGCCAAAAGACCCCCGGAGcattattttcataataaatgCAATTCTAGGCGGCGTTTGTtaagagaaaatacaaaatacacaaaaatacaattctTCACGAAGTTCCATAATAGTCaaagtgtcatttaaaaaaaatatttatatatcatgTCATTTGTGGGGAGAATCATTTAATCTAGCACTTTACGTCTTCTGTCAGTGATTTTACCGTTGTGTGACATGAGGCCAGcgttttgaataaaataaaacaagtaacCCACAACCAACTGCTAAATGAAGACTTCTTCTCTAGGGCCATGCTTACGGTGGTTTCTATTTTTACGAGGAACACCTGGAGGCAGCATCCGACCCAACAGTCCACTTGCTTGAAGAGGAACGTGATAAACGAAACCAAAGTTTTCCCGGTCCGGCAGTCTGGCTGCTTGTCTAAACTGTTGGCTCGCTATCTACACAGGACACAAAACGTCGTCTCCAAGAGAGGAAAGTCAACTTTAAAACCTACATCATTATGGCGCATTATAGAGTAAGTATGTTTACTGTCGCTTTATCTCACTCCAGTGCCGTGTAGGAACTGTTTCTTGTCTAGGACGCTAACCGTAAGCTAGCTAAGCTAATACTAGCAACCTAGGGAGTAACCGGTGCTCATCAGAGGGAAGAGGGCCCACCTGTGACAGCCGGTGTTTGTATTTTCAACTATTAGGGATTGTAAAAGTTTTtgcaaacactgaaataagGAACTCACGTGATAATGTCAGCGAACCAGCTATAAACTGCTTTTGACCAATGTTTCCtgactgtttttatgtttagtaACTGTTAACTCTGCCAAATTAACTCCTAATGCCAAAtcaaatgtgtgttgtgttgttgttgttgtttgataaCATCTATTCAAGTGGACTTCACCTGAGTGACTAGTATCCAGTTGGTAATAATATATAATCTATGACTTGTCCTTCTACAGGCTTCAGACCCTAAAAGGGAGCAGTTTCGGAGATACTTGGAGAAAGCTGGTATTATTGACAGTCTTACCAGTGGTATGtcgttttttttgtccattcaGAAACTTCATTAATGAAACCAGGAGTGTTGAATTCAATGGTAAAATTTTAAACTAGCAATATATGTGTACAAATGATCAACACGTATCATTACCTGACAGGATGAAACAGACAATACCAATTTATAGTAAAGACCATTGTAAAATGAGTAAACGGCAACAAAATATCAAAGAAATGGCAGAGTTTGGAACAAAATTAATGGCTTTAATAATATGGGCAAAgtaatgtttgacatttttcaattaCCAGAGCCAACACAATAGCAGAAACCGTATTTTCTCACAAAACCATTAACACATCGTGCCAGACTTCTCAAATGCGTTAGTTTTGATAATGGCACAAAGCAACAGTACAGTAGGCccaagtgacatcttcaaaatgCTTCTTTCTTCTTAAACTCAAAGCATTGTCATTTGCTGTTGTATATGACCATAAAAAGCGGAAAATCCTGACATgcaagaagctgaaaccagcaaatgtttgatatttttagcATGAAGCAATAAATTGGTGATTAAAAAATACTGCACCATTGACACTGGAAATATTCAAGACATTTTCTGCCAAATTGAGTCTCTGTTTAGATGTGGTTAGTACTCAGAAAATATTGATGTTTGTCTCCCAGCCTGTTTAGTTGTTGCCTCAGTTCTTGTGCAATTTTGTTTAATTCTTTTCATGTTTCCCCTCTGGATTTCAGTTCTAGTGGCTTTATATGAACAACAAGACAGGCCCAGCAATGCTATGGAGTATCCTTCTATACACACAACACCGACACTTATGAACCATTGAGCGGTTGCAGAAATGGTCTCTTGGTTTGGTTGGTACTAAGCACAGCCTCATAACAAACTTCGCTGCCCACCACACTCAGCCCAAATATTTATAAAGAGAAATGTTCAGCATTCACTTGATGGAGGAGGCAACTGCTTGTGGTAGATTCTTTAACAGACTCCCTCCAGATTTATCAAGGAGCATCTTGGTGCTGTTGGCCAGACTTCAACAGACAcagaggctctgcagcaggaggtggtggaCTTGAGGCAGAGGTGTACACTTCtggcagaggaaaacaaagacctTAAAACAAGGGTAAGCTCTGCTCGTTCTTGCGTGTTTAATCTCTCCCTTTTTTAAAGCAGGGGTATGAGTGAATGCTGCAGTCCCTCCAGTTCTGTTTAGCCTTTACACAAACATACGTGGAGGTCACTCTTACGATGCAATATGCAAAGTGATCAGTAACTGAAGTAATCTTATAAATCTAGTGGAGTAAATGTtacagtacaatatttgccttcaaTGTTGTGGAGTGgcagtataaagtagcagaaaatggaaatactcaagaaCAATTTTAAGACAGTATTTGATAAAAATGGACTGAGTTGCATTTATATGTACTGCCACTGTTATATTTCCACTAGGCTACACTTTGATGGCAAATACTCTActgcattacatttatttgataacttttgttACTAATAACTTGGCAgagtaattaatttatttcattcatggcattggacaaaaaaaaaaaaactaaactaaatataACACAGACTCTGATCatttgaaaaatgctgaataccCAGTTGAACAATCAGCCAGACTGATAATCATTCGGTCCCTACACTGACAGTAATTTACAATAGAGGATTACAAAATTACATACCTAGAGATCCTTTATACCTTTCAGTGTAGCTCTGTTGAAGAAATCCTTGTGATCTGGTAGTTGTTTGAGTAACATATTGTTGTACTCCTTTGCTGTAGTTGTATTTGGCTGCTTGTCTGAAAATTGCCACAGACATGaaggaatgtaaaaaaaacgtgtgtgctttttccttcatgtctccagctgcagcagtatgAGCCAGAAGATGGTGCCAGAGCTGACTGAACACGGGCAGAGCAGACACAAGCACAGTTTTGGTGTGAgaaatttatttttgtttataatcCTGCTGTAACTTTAGATTTAAAGATAAGACGACACTGTCAAGTGAAAGACAAGAACTTTTTATGTccctgtgctgtttttttgtaaattgtaCTTCCTACTTTGCTTCTTACAATCTAACTTAttctgtacatgtatgtatataatttttatttcttgtttgttcagtctttAGTAAAAGTTTATGATAGAAAATGCTTTAGTTCATAAGATGTGGGACTTCTTTGTTAAGGCTCTGCATGAGAAAACAACCAAAGTGTGATGATGCTGTGGGTAATTTGATTTAgatatttttaataattaagAATAATTTTTGGCATAGATAGGAAGACACAGACTCTGTCCCGTGTGTGACAAAGACACACTTATCCTTTATTTCCAAAGGTCTGGTTTAAGTAAACAGTTGTACAAAGCTCTTAAATGTAAGTAGCAGGTAAAATAAAGCACAGTTTTGTAATTAAGATACTGTTCTATCACTCATTTCTAAACATCAACATATCAGTCAGGACTTTTCAGATTTGTTAATAACTTTCAGTTGTTTCATCAGAGATGAGCAGAATCCAAACTATCAGGCAGGACAGttacagtgctgctgtgtttgctgctaGCTATTGATATGCTCATTAGTGTTTTAAATCAAGGACTTGCTGTTGAGACAGACATTTTATCAGCCAGTTCTCTAAAACATATAGAGATGTGATGAAACCACACACTTCGGGTGAAATAATCTTTCCAAaaatatctaaatgtttttatggTACAGATATTTAGGGATCGACcaataatcagcatttttttgattatcagaatcagtgtttttcttgtccGATTGCCAATGAATTAAATTGTTGAATTAACTTATGAATGTGTAACTATGCCTCCATTGCAGCTGTCTCTCAGTCTGTAGTCCATGTCCAGCTCAAGGTGGCTCTCACTGCTGGGTAGCTTAATCTATAGTaatgcatcatgttttttcataagataatctgaatctgcaaaataaGGAGAAACTAaagttgtaaaaataaatgtaataaagtaaCAACTACAATATTTGGCTCCAAATCGTTGTGGAGTGGAACTATAAAGATGTAGAAAGAGAAGTACAGATACCTCAAAATAcaagttttattattattgttattattattattattattaatattattattattattattattacattattttcaaTTTACTCCTAATTTATAACTCATTAATAACTAATAATAGATGTTGGTCGATCCCTACAAATATACACATTGCTAGCGGACAGTTTACATGTTTGCCGCTCTACTAATGTGTAAAAgtgttgctgtttctctttataGTGACATGACTTTTGATCTTTTCACGACATTTATGTCACACTACAATGGCAAAAAACACCACACCACATGTGAAAGCACACGCTGTTAGCTCAAACTATGTAATAAATAAGTGTCTTTCATGCTGATTTGTTTTCGGTACATTAAGTTAGTCACAATGGAAAATATAGGTTTATTCCACAAGGAAGTTGgaacacaatataaaacatacagtatcaaGTCCTCTGTTGTTTATATTGCAATATGACTCCAACATTAATGTTTTTATAGCATGCCATATTATATAGACGGAATTGTTTATAAGGCTTATAACACAAATATTAGCTAATTCTCACCAGTCTGAAGGCAGCGTAGAGGGCTGTTAAATGTAGAACTGACACCTGTAACGTGGAttgctgtgtgacagtgattGCTAACAAGGAAACGGTTTTAAGTTTAGACTTGCAGGTCAGATGTTCGTTTGCTGCTCGCAGT includes:
- the LOC119005902 gene encoding c-Myc-binding protein-like, with translation MAHYRASDPKREQFRRYLEKAGIIDSLTSVLVALYEQQDRPSNAMEFIKEHLGAVGQTSTDTEALQQEVVDLRQRCTLLAEENKDLKTRLQQYEPEDGARAD